One window from the genome of Anser cygnoides isolate HZ-2024a breed goose chromosome 8, Taihu_goose_T2T_genome, whole genome shotgun sequence encodes:
- the MYOC gene encoding myocilin isoform X2 — MLGAWLTLLLGGGLALGAPGDTALFQRADDAGGRCTYTFTVASPGEASCPEAGGVSQLRAELAGLAARLSRLEGLGGFGGSGPRGAEVGGAWTRGPQRAAAGGCEELLQDKERLEEDKRRLEREKEELSRRLESSTQEIARLRAARCPPGGGGPGRDTLHASSKDCGELAWVGEPVVLGRADSIAGKYGVWMKDPEPVAPFTRETTWRVDTVGTEVRQLFQYEAAEQLARGYPAKVHVLPRPLESTGAVVYRGGLFFQPRRSRALARYDLRAEAISAERELPGAGYHGQYPYSWGGYTDIDLAVDETGLWVVYSTDKAKGAIVLSKLDPETLEIRRTWETNIRKQSVANSFVICGTLYTVSSYSSPNATVNFAYDTATSTSRTLSIPFENRFQYLSMVDYNPAERQLFAWDSYNMVAYPIRLSHA; from the exons ATGCTGGGCGCCTGGCTGACGCTGCTGCTCGGGGGGGGCCTGGCCCTGGGCGCCCCGGGGGACACGGCCCTCTTCCAGCGTGCCGATGATGCCGGCGGGCGCTGCACCTACACCTTCACGGTGGCCAGCCCCGGCGAGGCCAGCTGCCCCGAGGCCGGCGGCGTGTCCCAGCTGCGAGCCGAGCTGGCCGGCCTGGCCGCCCGCCTGAGCCGCCTGGAGGGCCTGGGGGGCTTCGGGGGCTCAGGGCCACGGGGAGCAGAGGTGGGGGGCGCCTGGACACGGGGTCCCCAGCgagcggctgcagggggctgcgaggagctgctgcaggacaaggagaggctggaggaggacaagaggaggctggagagggagaaagaggagctgagcaggaggctggagagcagcacccAGGAGATCGCCCGGCTCAGGGCCGCACGCTGCCCccctggcgggggggggccaggCCGTGACACCCTGCATGCCTCCAGCAAAG ACTGCGGCGAGCTGGCGTGGGTCGGGGAGCCGGTGGTGCTGGGCCGGGCGGACTCCATCGCCGGCAAGTACGGGGTGTGGATGAAGGACCCCGAGCCCGTGGCCCCCTTCACGCGGGAGACCACGTGGCGCGTGGACACGGTGGGCACGGAGGTTCGCCAGCTCTTCCAGTACGAGGCGGCCGAGCAGCTGGCCCGGGGCTACCCCGCCAAGGTGCACGTCCTGCCCCGGCCCCTGGAGAGCACCGGGGCCGTGGTGTACCGCGGCGGGCTCTTCTTCCAGCCGCGCCGGTCCCGCGCCCTGGCCCGCTACGACCTGCGGGCTGAGGCCATCTCCGCCGAGAGGGAGCTGCCCGGCGCCGGCTACCACGGGCAGTACCCCTACTCCTGGGGCGGCTACACCGACATCGACCTGGCGGTGGACGAGACGGGGCTGTGGGTGGTGTACAGCACCGATAAGGCCAAGGGGGCGATCGTCCTCTCCAAGCTGGACCCCGAGACGCTGGAGATCCGGCGCACCTGGGAGACCAACATCCGCAAGCAGTCAGTGGCCAACTCCTTCGTCATCTGCGGCACCCTCTACACCGTCAGCAGCTACTCGTCGCCCAACGCCACCGTCAACTTCGCCTACGACACGGCCACCAGCACCAGCCGGACCCTCAGCATCCCCTTCGAGAACCGCTTCCAGTACCTCAGCATGGTGGACTACAACCCGGCAGAGCGCCAGCTCTTCGCCTGGGACAGCTACAACATGGTCGCCTACCCCATCCGCCTCTCCCACGCGTGA
- the MYOC gene encoding myocilin isoform X1, with translation MLGAWLTLLLGGGLALGAPGDTALFQRADDAGGRCTYTFTVASPGEASCPEAGGVSQLRAELAGLAARLSRLEGLGGFGGSGPRGAEVGGAWTRGPQRAAAGGCEELLQDKERLEEDKRRLEREKEELSRRLESSTQEIARLRAARCPPGGGGPGRDTLHASSKAPRWQPEPLGYQELKSERTELPASRLLEETALGRPRAEDSDCGELAWVGEPVVLGRADSIAGKYGVWMKDPEPVAPFTRETTWRVDTVGTEVRQLFQYEAAEQLARGYPAKVHVLPRPLESTGAVVYRGGLFFQPRRSRALARYDLRAEAISAERELPGAGYHGQYPYSWGGYTDIDLAVDETGLWVVYSTDKAKGAIVLSKLDPETLEIRRTWETNIRKQSVANSFVICGTLYTVSSYSSPNATVNFAYDTATSTSRTLSIPFENRFQYLSMVDYNPAERQLFAWDSYNMVAYPIRLSHA, from the exons ATGCTGGGCGCCTGGCTGACGCTGCTGCTCGGGGGGGGCCTGGCCCTGGGCGCCCCGGGGGACACGGCCCTCTTCCAGCGTGCCGATGATGCCGGCGGGCGCTGCACCTACACCTTCACGGTGGCCAGCCCCGGCGAGGCCAGCTGCCCCGAGGCCGGCGGCGTGTCCCAGCTGCGAGCCGAGCTGGCCGGCCTGGCCGCCCGCCTGAGCCGCCTGGAGGGCCTGGGGGGCTTCGGGGGCTCAGGGCCACGGGGAGCAGAGGTGGGGGGCGCCTGGACACGGGGTCCCCAGCgagcggctgcagggggctgcgaggagctgctgcaggacaaggagaggctggaggaggacaagaggaggctggagagggagaaagaggagctgagcaggaggctggagagcagcacccAGGAGATCGCCCGGCTCAGGGCCGCACGCTGCCCccctggcgggggggggccaggCCGTGACACCCTGCATGCCTCCAGCAAAG cccccaggtgGCAGCCGGAGCCCCTCGGCTACCAGGAGCTGAAGTCGGAGAGGACGGAGCTCCCCGCGTCCCGGCTGCTGGAGGAGACGGCGCTCGGCCGCCCGCGAGCCGAGGACTCGG ACTGCGGCGAGCTGGCGTGGGTCGGGGAGCCGGTGGTGCTGGGCCGGGCGGACTCCATCGCCGGCAAGTACGGGGTGTGGATGAAGGACCCCGAGCCCGTGGCCCCCTTCACGCGGGAGACCACGTGGCGCGTGGACACGGTGGGCACGGAGGTTCGCCAGCTCTTCCAGTACGAGGCGGCCGAGCAGCTGGCCCGGGGCTACCCCGCCAAGGTGCACGTCCTGCCCCGGCCCCTGGAGAGCACCGGGGCCGTGGTGTACCGCGGCGGGCTCTTCTTCCAGCCGCGCCGGTCCCGCGCCCTGGCCCGCTACGACCTGCGGGCTGAGGCCATCTCCGCCGAGAGGGAGCTGCCCGGCGCCGGCTACCACGGGCAGTACCCCTACTCCTGGGGCGGCTACACCGACATCGACCTGGCGGTGGACGAGACGGGGCTGTGGGTGGTGTACAGCACCGATAAGGCCAAGGGGGCGATCGTCCTCTCCAAGCTGGACCCCGAGACGCTGGAGATCCGGCGCACCTGGGAGACCAACATCCGCAAGCAGTCAGTGGCCAACTCCTTCGTCATCTGCGGCACCCTCTACACCGTCAGCAGCTACTCGTCGCCCAACGCCACCGTCAACTTCGCCTACGACACGGCCACCAGCACCAGCCGGACCCTCAGCATCCCCTTCGAGAACCGCTTCCAGTACCTCAGCATGGTGGACTACAACCCGGCAGAGCGCCAGCTCTTCGCCTGGGACAGCTACAACATGGTCGCCTACCCCATCCGCCTCTCCCACGCGTGA